One segment of Triticum aestivum cultivar Chinese Spring chromosome 2A, IWGSC CS RefSeq v2.1, whole genome shotgun sequence DNA contains the following:
- the LOC123187375 gene encoding sex determination protein tasselseed-2-like, whose translation MTALDFMPAEKAPIADTVALGTVTNNAVAASAVLVQQQQHRRLEGKVAIVTGGARGIGEAIVRAFVRQGARVVIADIDDAAGEALAAALGGACCSYVHCDVSVEADVERAVGCCVARHGRLDVLCNNAGVLGRQAPPASNGARSGGIASLDAAEFDRVLRVNTLGAALGMKHAARAMLQRRGGGGGGSIVSVASVAGVLGGMGPHAYTASKHALVGLTKNAACELGEHGIRVNCVSPFGVATSMLVNAWRHGHHREAEEGGASAAPVSAEEVEKTEEMVRGMATLKGPTLRAGDIAEAALFLASEESRYISGHNLVVDGGVTTSRNVIGL comes from the coding sequence ATGACCGCTCTCGACTTCATGCCCGCCGAGAAGGCCCCCATAGCCGACACCGTCGCTCTCGGCACCGTCACCAACAATGCCGTCGCCGCTTCCGCCGTGctggtgcagcagcagcagcacaggaGGCTGGAGGGCAAGGTGGCCATCGTCACCGGCGGGGCGCGCGGGATCGGGGAGGCGATCGTGCGCGCGTTCGTCCGTCAAGGCGCGCGCGTGGTGATCGCCGACATCGACGACGCGGCCGGGGAGGCGCTGGCGGCCGCGCTGGGCGGCGCCTGCTGCAGCTACGTGCACTGCGACGTGTCGGTGGAGGCCGACGTGGAGCGCGCCGTCGGGTGCTGCGTGGCGCGGCATGGGCGGCTGGACGTGCTATGCAACAACGCCGGCGTGCTGGGCCGGCAGGCGCCCCCAGCGAGCAACGGCGCCAGGAGCGGCGGCATCGCGTCCCTGGACGCCGCCGAGTTTGACCGCGTGCTGCGCGTAAACACGCTCGGCGCGGCCCTCGGCATGAAGCACGCGGCGCGGGCCATGCTGCAGCgccgcggcggtggtggcggcgggagCATCGTGTCGGTGGCGAGCGTGGCCGGCGTGCTCGGCGGGATGGGCCCGCATGCGTACACGGCGTCGAAGCACGCGCTGGTGGGGCTGACCAAGAACGCGGCCTGCGAGCTCGGGGAGCACGGCATCCGCGTGAACTGCGTGTCCCCCTTCGGCGTGGCCACGTCAATGCTGGTGAACGCGTGGCGCCATGGCCACCATCGCGAGGCCGAAGAAGGGGGCGCGTCGGCGGCACCGGTGAGCGCGGAGGAGGTGGAGAAGACGGAGGAGATGGTGCGGGGCATGGCGACGCTAAAGGGCCCGACGCTGAGGGCGGGGGACATCGCGGAGGCGGCGCTGTTCCTGGCCAGCGAGGAGTCGAGGTACATCTCCGGGCACAacctcgtcgtcgacggcggcGTCACCACCTCCAGGAACGTCATCGGGCTGTGA